Genomic DNA from Gimesia aquarii:
TCTGCGGCGATGAGCCCTGATTCCACAGCAGGTCGAATTCCTTCCCCACTTTGCGGGACTGCCAAGCCAGCGGCATCACCGATCAATAACATTCCATCGTCAACGACCTTACGCTTTTGCAAACCATACAGGCGATAGGCATGCCCGCGAAATTTTCCAAGAATCTCTCTGGGAACACGTCTCTGTCGATCCAGAAAATGTGTAAACTTATCTCGAACTGCCGAAAGTTGTTTTTCACCTTCGCGTCCCAGGCCGACATTTAAATAGCCGTCTTTCAGAAAACACCAGCCATAGCCTTTCAAATCGCGACAGAAATAAAGTTCTGGTGTGTCTGGTCTTACCCGACAAAGCTCTTGTTGTTCCAGATTGAGTGGGAATTCCGCTTCTTGCGCTAAGACGACTGATTTTTCAGAGCGGCTTTCTCGATTCAGCCATCGGGCTACCGGACAGAAATGCCCGCCTGCACCAACGACAAATTTTGCGCGCAAACTACCATTGACGATCCATGCATCATTCAGACGCTCAATCGACTTTAACGCTTCTCCTAATCTGGTTCGAGCGCCACAACGTTTGAGCAAATAATCGTCAAACTCACAACGACGAATTCCATAACTGACGATATCCGAGTATTCCGTCTCAACTATCGCACCATCGATAATTCCTGTCCGAAAATGGGTGATAGGCTGGAGAATATGATCTCGGTCATACGATAGTAAATCGATATCGAGCAATTCAGCAACAGCGGGCGTAATCCATCCTGCGCAAATCTTATCGCGCGGAAACGTTGCTTTATCAAGAACAAGTACGTCCAGCCCCGAATCGCGTAAGCCCCATGCACAAGAGGAACCGCCGGGGCCACCCCCGACAATCAGAACATCACAGGATTCCTCAGTCACGGTCGTTTTATCCTCTCATTGTTTCAGATGCGTTATCCTGATACAAACCGGCTCGCGTCCAGGGAATTTCATTATTAATCCCATTCGTAAACACGACCTGAAATAGTTGAAGTGACCCTGCTCGAAAAGCGGCAACAGAAGCTGATAAATAAAGACGCCAGGCACGAATAAAATTATCATCAAACATTTCTGTGACACGGTCTAGGTGCTGCTCATATCTTTGTAACCAATGTTGCAGGGTGAGGGCATAATGCAAACGAATATTTTCGACATCGAGAACGGAAAATTTCTGCGGTTCAAAAATTTGCATCATCTCACTCAGACTGGGAACATGAGCGCCAGGAAAAATGCGTTTGGTGGTCCAGCTGTCCAACACGCGTGGCGAGTTGCAACCAATCGAGTGGATTAAGCCTCGACCATGGACGCTTTGACAACGGGCAATGACTTCACCCAGTTTTTCATAATTTTTCAAACCAACATGCTCCAGCATCCCGACAGAAACAAAAGAGTCATAGCTTCCGGTAATGTTGCGCCAGTCATCTTCAACGAATTCAACCCGATCACTCAAGCCTTCCGCTTTCGCACGCTCACGTGCGTAAACAATTTGTTCGTGAGAAATATTAAACGCTTTCACTTTGGCTCCATAATATTTTGCCATATGCAAAGCCAGGGCTCCCCAGCCACAGCCCGCTTCGACAACAGTATCTCCCGGTTTCAGTCCTACTTTTCGGCATACATGATCCATCTTTGCAATTTGTGCCGATTCCAGAGACATCTCCGGGTCAGAAAAATACGCGCAGGTATAAGCCAATTGCTCGTCAAGCCAGAGTTGATAGAATTCATTTCCGATATCGTAATGGTGATGAATATTCGTTCGAGCAGCATCAATCGTATTGCGTTTGAGCCAGTTAAAACAGCTGCGCATTCTATCTCGATAAAACCGCTTCGTATTAATCGAATTTGTCCCGCGATTCATTTCTTCATTAAACGAAATCAAATCACCTTCAACTTCGATCGTGCCCTGTGAATACCCATCACCAAAATAAAGACTGGGATCGAGCATCAATTTATAGAGGGTACTACGACTATGAATATGTACGCGAACAGAAGGAGTAGAAGTTCTATTAGAGATAATGGATTTATCCCATAAAACCACTTCAATGTCGGGATTTCCTGCCTTCTGCAACATGGTTCGCATGAGCCATTTGTCAAAGGCGGTGGCTTTACTCAAAGTATGTTGAGGATCAGGTGATCCTGGCTGATCGCTCGAAAGAACCGTTTTGCTTTCAGAATTGACAATTTCTCTTGGTTGAGCTTCTTTTGATGCAGAGTCAATTTTTGCTGGATTCACTGCGGGCCTCCCAAGTTAAGATGACCAAATTCTCACTTCTATTAATAACGACTTTCGTTTTTCGCAAATCGTGATTTCATGATGAATTCAATTCTACTCTTCAAACTTGATTGTCTCTTTTATTTTCTCGTTCCTAATTCAAATTTCAAATCATTTTTGACTTTATGATCACTTATCATCAAATTTATAAAAAGTGTTGAATGGAACGAGACTCTGGTACAGGACACTACTTCGCTCAACAAGTTCTGGTTGATGATTAACAAAATGAAGTTTAAGTAGTCGTACTTATCTTTATGATCTGTAAAAGAAGATCTTAGAGATGCGAAAGAAACTCGATATTCACTCTATTTCTCCAGATCTAACTTGATCCCCTAAAATCAATACATTTTGATTTTTTTGAACTTAGGAAGGACTTTGGTAATTTGGGCTTGGATTTACACGAAATGAAGTCTACAATAATACATATCAATGGTTTTTTATCATTGATTTCATACCTGAATGCTCACCTACCGATAACAACACTGTAATCCCGCCATTCCTTGAAAAGGAACATCTATGCTTTCCATATTGGGTCCAGAAACTCAACTTTGTGATCGTGTTTCTCGTCGAGAAATCCTGAAAATCGGCGCACTCGGTTTAGGTGGTCTCACTCTGCCTCAGCTTCTTCAAGCAGAGTCCAATTCAGGACAAAGCAAACGGCAAAAAGCAGTCATCATGATTTACATGTGTGGTGCTCCTTCGCATCAGGACATGTATGATCTGAAAATGGACGCTCCTTCTGAAATCCGTGGTGAATTCCGACCAGTCAACACACAAGTTCCCGGGTTCCAGATTTGTGAGCACCTCCCCAGACTGGGAAAGATCGCTGACAAAATTATTCCACTACGTTCCGTGCACGGATCACCCAACGGGGCACATGATTCGTTCATCTGTTATACAGGTCGAACCACTCGGAATCAGCCAGCCGGTGGCTGGCCCGCCATCGGTTCTGTTGTTTCTAAATTGCAAGGTCCAGCGAATCCTGCGGTGCCACCTTTTGTTGGACTCTCTCCTGATGCCCGCCATCCCCCTTATGGATCTCCCGGACTCCCCGGTTTCCTGGGTGTAAGCCATGCGGCTTTCCGTCCATCCGGTCCCGCGCGAAAGAATATGGTTTTGAATGGCATCGATGCGACACGCTTAGATGACCGTAAACAATTACTGGCTTCCTTTGACCAATTCAAACGCGAAGCGGACTCAAGTGGTTCCATGGTAGGCATGGATGATATGAACGAACAGGTTTTTAATATCCTGACTTCCAATCGCCTGGTCAATGCGCTGGATCTTTCTCAGGAAGACCCAGCTACCAGAGCGCGCTATGGTAAAGGAGATCCCAAGAACTTTGGTGATGGTGCGCCTCGTAATCTTGAGCATTTTCTCATGGCGCGACGTCTGGTCGAAGCGGGGGCAAGGATCGTTACATTGAATTTTGGCCGTTGGGATTTTCACAGCAACAATTTCAGTGGATTAAAAAATACACATCTCCCACTTTTTGACCAGGGATTAGCCACACTGATAGAAGATTTACACGAACGAGGGATGGCAGATGATGTGGCCGTTGTCGCCTGGGGTGAATTTGGGCGGACTCCCAAAATCAATAAAGAAGCAGGCCGCGATCACTGGCCAGCCGTTGGTGGAGGATTACTGGCAGGGGGTGGCTTCAAAACCGGGCAGGTGATTGGCAGTACGGATCGATTGGGAGCGCAAATCGCTGATCGCCCGATCCACTTTGGAGAAGTGTTTGCCACTCTCTATCACCATTTGGGCATCGATTATACTGCCGCCTCAATCCAAGATCTCTCTGGTCGTCCACATTATCTGGTCGATAACTATTCTCCTATGCCAGAAGTCATTTGATTTCTAGTACATCTCTGAAAACCATCCTTTAGCTTTTCATAGTGAACCGCTAGGATATGTGTCAGTTCTTGAAGGTAACTTTACAGACGGCATAGACTCAGCAGGATTAGTGATGGCTAAAACAGGGATGGAAGACGCATTACTGGATATTATACACGAGTATTGGGGTTACACAGAATTTCGTCCTCTCCAGCAAGAAGCGATGACGGCGGTCCTGGAAGGCCGCGATTCTCTGGTCGTACTTCCCACTGGCGGGGGAAAATCACTTTGTTATCAGGCACCTGCACTGTGTATGGACGGGATGGCAGTCGTTGTCAGCCCGCTAATCTCACTTATGAAAGACCAGGTTGACGCACTCCGTGTCTGTGGCATTTCCGCCGCCTACCTTAATAGTTCTCTCGAACAAGAAGAATCCCGACATGCTTTAAGAGAAGTGCGTGCAGGCAACATCAAACTCCTCTATGTTGCTCCCGAACGGCTCATGCTGGAAGGCATGCTCAGCATGCTGGCCGAAATCAAATTGGCATTTATTGTGATCGATGAAGCCCATTGTGTGAGTATGTGGGGGCATGATTTTCGCCCCCACTATCGTGAGCTGCAGGAACTGAAAAGTATCTTTCCAGAATGCGGCATTCATGCCTATACCGCCACGGCAACCGAACAAGTACGATCCGATATCGCAATGCAACTGGGGTTAAATTCGCCGGAGCTGCTCGTCGGTTCGTTTGATCGTCCTAATTTAACTTATTCTGTCGCGCGACGAGCAGACCGATTAGCACAGGTTTGCGAAGTGCTCGACAGACATCCGAATGAGTCCGGAGTCATTTATTGTATCTCCCGCGCCGATGTGGAATCGCTTAGTGAGTCCTTAAATAATGCCGGCTATGAGTCAAGACCGTATCATGCGGGCTTG
This window encodes:
- a CDS encoding SAM-dependent methyltransferase codes for the protein MNPAKIDSASKEAQPREIVNSESKTVLSSDQPGSPDPQHTLSKATAFDKWLMRTMLQKAGNPDIEVVLWDKSIISNRTSTPSVRVHIHSRSTLYKLMLDPSLYFGDGYSQGTIEVEGDLISFNEEMNRGTNSINTKRFYRDRMRSCFNWLKRNTIDAARTNIHHHYDIGNEFYQLWLDEQLAYTCAYFSDPEMSLESAQIAKMDHVCRKVGLKPGDTVVEAGCGWGALALHMAKYYGAKVKAFNISHEQIVYARERAKAEGLSDRVEFVEDDWRNITGSYDSFVSVGMLEHVGLKNYEKLGEVIARCQSVHGRGLIHSIGCNSPRVLDSWTTKRIFPGAHVPSLSEMMQIFEPQKFSVLDVENIRLHYALTLQHWLQRYEQHLDRVTEMFDDNFIRAWRLYLSASVAAFRAGSLQLFQVVFTNGINNEIPWTRAGLYQDNASETMRG
- a CDS encoding DUF1501 domain-containing protein, with the translated sequence MLSILGPETQLCDRVSRREILKIGALGLGGLTLPQLLQAESNSGQSKRQKAVIMIYMCGAPSHQDMYDLKMDAPSEIRGEFRPVNTQVPGFQICEHLPRLGKIADKIIPLRSVHGSPNGAHDSFICYTGRTTRNQPAGGWPAIGSVVSKLQGPANPAVPPFVGLSPDARHPPYGSPGLPGFLGVSHAAFRPSGPARKNMVLNGIDATRLDDRKQLLASFDQFKREADSSGSMVGMDDMNEQVFNILTSNRLVNALDLSQEDPATRARYGKGDPKNFGDGAPRNLEHFLMARRLVEAGARIVTLNFGRWDFHSNNFSGLKNTHLPLFDQGLATLIEDLHERGMADDVAVVAWGEFGRTPKINKEAGRDHWPAVGGGLLAGGGFKTGQVIGSTDRLGAQIADRPIHFGEVFATLYHHLGIDYTAASIQDLSGRPHYLVDNYSPMPEVI
- a CDS encoding NAD(P)/FAD-dependent oxidoreductase, which produces MTEESCDVLIVGGGPGGSSCAWGLRDSGLDVLVLDKATFPRDKICAGWITPAVAELLDIDLLSYDRDHILQPITHFRTGIIDGAIVETEYSDIVSYGIRRCEFDDYLLKRCGARTRLGEALKSIERLNDAWIVNGSLRAKFVVGAGGHFCPVARWLNRESRSEKSVVLAQEAEFPLNLEQQELCRVRPDTPELYFCRDLKGYGWCFLKDGYLNVGLGREGEKQLSAVRDKFTHFLDRQRRVPREILGKFRGHAYRLYGLQKRKVVDDGMLLIGDAAGLAVPQSGEGIRPAVESGLIAADVIQNCQQQYSRDCLVTYQEKLINRFGKWPDTPATSIVPAALRQFLGRQLMASQWFTRKVLLDRWFLQRHLPPLIRN